One window from the genome of Nicotiana sylvestris chromosome 9, ASM39365v2, whole genome shotgun sequence encodes:
- the LOC138877638 gene encoding uncharacterized protein, with translation MFFDGASNFKGAGIGAVLVSEMGQHYPVSAKLRFPCTNNMAKYEACILGLNMAVDMNIQELLVIGDLDLLVHQVQGEWATKNSKILTYFHHMQELKKRLMKIEFRHMPRIHNEFADTLANL, from the coding sequence atgttctttgatggagcctcAAATTTCAAAGGAGCAGGAATTGGAGCAGTTctggtatcagaaatgggtcagcattatccagtatctgctaaactcagatttccctgcaccaacaacatggcaaaatatgaggcttgcatactagggctcaacatggcagtcgacatgaacattcaggaattgttGGTGATCGGCGAtttagatttgcttgtgcaccaggtgcaaggagaatgggctaccaagaattccaagatattgacATATTTTCACCATATGCAGGAATTGAAAAAGAGGCTCatgaagatagaattccgacatatGCCTAGAATTCATAATGAGTTCGCGGACACATTAGCcaatctatga